A part of Desulfofundulus salinus genomic DNA contains:
- a CDS encoding ferredoxin, whose product MRVEVDQDLCISCGTCVDTCPEVFDWNDEDKAHAIVDEVPPELEDQAHEAVESCPTNAISEY is encoded by the coding sequence ATGCGCGTTGAAGTGGACCAGGATCTCTGTATCAGCTGCGGCACCTGCGTGGACACTTGTCCTGAAGTATTTGACTGGAACGATGAAGATAAAGCTCATGCCATTGTAGACGAAGTACCCCCGGAGTTGGAAGATCAGGCGCATGAGGCCGTAGAAAGCTGCCCCACAAATGCCATCTCAGAGTATTAG
- a CDS encoding glycosyltransferase family 4 protein → MSKFKVLHVIRPARGGMKNHLLSLLSLGDKKFFEPVVACPPGNMAQEIADLGIKVVPIPLAGELSPRSDWHVLRILVDTLMAEKITIMHAHSSKAGLVARVAAKVARTPVVFMTAHNSIFYEFWPSWKKTAFAFGERLLARYTHRILTVSEALRQELLIKEGLHPDRVVTIHNGIDPAPFRREVDRRAVLRSLGLPPLGQLVGTIARLAPQKGVSYFLQAAAILCRDHQVNFVVVGDGPLREVLEEEGRALGLSGRLFFTGEQRDIPQILAVMDVFVLPSITEGLPLTILEAMAAGKPVVATRVGGLPEVVVDGETGFLVPPRDPQALARTLAQLLLERQKAEEMGQKGRQRVMQHFTVEAMVRKIEEEYKIALLSRGFLPARSVNITGEKKPSEINQC, encoded by the coding sequence GTGTCCAAATTTAAGGTACTGCATGTTATTCGCCCGGCCAGGGGCGGCATGAAAAATCACCTGCTTTCCCTTTTGTCTCTGGGAGATAAAAAATTTTTTGAGCCTGTTGTAGCCTGCCCGCCTGGAAATATGGCCCAGGAAATTGCAGACCTGGGGATAAAGGTAGTTCCCATACCTCTTGCGGGTGAACTTTCTCCCCGCTCTGATTGGCATGTTTTGCGCATCCTGGTGGATACCCTGATGGCTGAGAAAATCACCATTATGCATGCCCACAGCTCCAAAGCAGGGCTGGTGGCACGGGTGGCCGCAAAGGTAGCTCGCACTCCAGTTGTCTTTATGACGGCTCACAACTCCATTTTCTATGAATTCTGGCCGTCCTGGAAAAAAACCGCCTTTGCCTTTGGGGAGCGACTCCTGGCCCGCTACACCCACCGCATTTTAACCGTGTCGGAAGCCCTGAGGCAGGAGCTTTTAATAAAAGAAGGACTGCACCCGGACCGGGTGGTTACCATACATAACGGCATAGATCCGGCTCCCTTCCGCCGGGAGGTTGACAGGCGGGCGGTACTGCGTTCCCTTGGTCTGCCCCCCCTCGGCCAGCTGGTGGGTACCATCGCCCGCCTGGCCCCACAAAAAGGGGTGTCTTACTTCCTTCAAGCCGCGGCCATTCTTTGCCGGGACCACCAGGTGAATTTCGTGGTCGTAGGGGATGGCCCTTTACGCGAGGTCCTGGAGGAGGAGGGCAGGGCCCTGGGGCTTAGCGGACGGCTTTTTTTCACCGGGGAGCAACGGGATATTCCCCAAATCTTAGCCGTGATGGATGTTTTTGTCCTGCCCTCCATCACTGAAGGTTTACCCCTGACCATCCTTGAGGCCATGGCCGCGGGAAAACCGGTGGTAGCTACCCGGGTGGGCGGATTGCCGGAAGTGGTGGTAGACGGAGAAACCGGCTTTTTGGTACCGCCCCGGGATCCCCAGGCCCTTGCCCGGACCCTGGCCCAGTTGCTTTTGGAACGGCAGAAGGCGGAAGAAATGGGCCAGAAGGGAAGGCAAAGGGTTATGCAGCACTTTACCGTGGAAGCCATGGTGCGTAAAATTGAGGAGGAGTATAAAATTGCGCTCTTGAGCCGGGGTTTTTTACCTGCCCGGTCCGTAAACATAACAGGTGAGAAAAAGCCTTCAGAAATTAATCAATGCTAA
- the speD gene encoding adenosylmethionine decarboxylase: protein MKHLGRHVLAEIYGCEFDILNDIEKVEEIMVNAALEAGAEVRECVFHKFSPQGVSGVVVISESHLAIHTWPELGYAAVDVFTCGDKVDPWDACNYLTSQFRAKHMSARETKRGIFPVAEQVAEQQVAVNL from the coding sequence ATGAAACACTTGGGCCGCCATGTCTTGGCTGAAATTTATGGCTGCGAATTCGACATCCTCAACGACATCGAAAAAGTGGAAGAAATCATGGTTAATGCAGCCCTCGAAGCAGGAGCGGAAGTACGAGAATGCGTGTTCCATAAATTCAGCCCGCAGGGAGTCAGCGGCGTGGTGGTTATCTCCGAGTCCCACCTGGCCATCCATACCTGGCCGGAGCTGGGTTATGCAGCGGTTGATGTGTTTACCTGTGGTGATAAGGTCGATCCCTGGGATGCCTGCAACTACCTGACCAGCCAATTTCGTGCCAAGCACATGTCGGCCAGAGAAACCAAACGCGGTATCTTTCCCGTGGCTGAACAAGTGGCTGAGCAACAGGTAGCTGTCAATCTTTAG
- a CDS encoding polyprenyl synthetase family protein yields the protein MFDRVLAPIKSELQQAQNILAKSYQIRAGHLGRFARLVPGSFHDIIRPALVLLSARIFAPLNSQAVALAAVIQFIYLAARIHRNVRECPGPGDPTDGYQFPVLVGDYFYSRFFTCLCDYGVVKYLKPLSGIICEMSEGGILRVKSEDGPPNADVLKQIVYKETAILFGGGCRLAGHLAGASEREQKALDRLGTSFGMAVGLSEYAQETNGYLEEALLALTGLPPGESRDILEQLILLFQKQNAGLAVQVG from the coding sequence ATGTTCGACCGGGTACTCGCCCCCATTAAATCAGAACTTCAGCAAGCGCAAAACATACTGGCCAAATCCTATCAGATCCGGGCCGGGCACCTTGGCAGGTTTGCCCGTTTGGTACCCGGCAGTTTTCATGACATCATCCGCCCCGCCCTGGTACTGTTGTCGGCCAGGATTTTTGCGCCTCTAAACTCCCAGGCCGTTGCCCTGGCAGCCGTCATACAGTTCATTTACCTGGCTGCCCGCATACACCGTAATGTCCGGGAGTGCCCCGGACCGGGGGACCCGACAGACGGCTACCAGTTTCCGGTGCTGGTTGGAGACTACTTTTACAGCCGGTTTTTTACATGCCTGTGCGACTACGGTGTGGTGAAGTACTTAAAACCCCTTTCTGGAATAATCTGTGAAATGAGTGAGGGCGGTATCCTGCGTGTCAAAAGTGAAGATGGGCCGCCAAATGCGGATGTGCTCAAACAAATTGTCTACAAGGAAACGGCCATCCTTTTTGGCGGCGGCTGCCGGCTGGCTGGCCACCTGGCCGGTGCGTCGGAACGGGAACAAAAAGCGCTGGACAGGCTGGGAACAAGCTTTGGTATGGCCGTGGGACTAAGCGAATATGCCCAGGAAACCAACGGCTACCTTGAGGAAGCCCTCCTGGCTCTGACTGGTCTTCCCCCAGGGGAAAGTCGCGATATTTTAGAACAATTAATCCTGCTTTTCCAAAAACAAAACGCGGGACTGGCCGTCCAGGTAGGATAA
- a CDS encoding demethylmenaquinone methyltransferase — MVHIPSPYRSKEEYVHAIFSSIAHRYDLLNTALSFNRDKYWRRFAAAQTGLQPGGYGLDVCCGTGMLTIEQARLAGPRGRVVGLDFCENMLAKARENVKKTPFSEQIQFVQGNAINLPFPDNTFDCATIGFALRNVPDIRKTISEMARVVRPGGKVVSLELSKPSAPLFKQLYYFYFNHLVPLLGRLGIGFDGPYSYLPNSLKDFPHQREIKELFRDVGLADARYYELTGGIVTVHVGTVV; from the coding sequence ATGGTCCACATTCCATCACCCTATCGCAGCAAAGAAGAATATGTACATGCCATCTTTTCTTCCATTGCCCACCGCTACGACCTTTTGAACACCGCTTTGAGCTTTAACCGGGACAAGTACTGGCGCCGTTTCGCCGCCGCCCAGACCGGCCTGCAGCCGGGAGGCTACGGCCTGGATGTCTGCTGCGGGACGGGGATGCTCACCATCGAGCAGGCGCGCCTGGCCGGACCCCGGGGCCGGGTGGTAGGGCTGGATTTTTGTGAAAACATGCTGGCAAAGGCCAGGGAAAACGTTAAAAAAACTCCCTTTTCCGAACAAATCCAGTTTGTGCAGGGAAATGCCATTAATTTGCCCTTCCCGGATAATACCTTTGACTGTGCCACTATTGGCTTCGCCCTGCGCAATGTACCGGATATCCGCAAAACCATAAGTGAAATGGCGCGGGTGGTCCGGCCAGGGGGCAAAGTAGTATCCCTGGAATTGTCCAAACCCAGCGCCCCCCTTTTCAAGCAGCTCTATTACTTTTATTTCAATCACCTGGTACCCCTTCTAGGACGTCTGGGAATCGGCTTCGATGGCCCGTACAGCTACCTGCCCAATTCCTTAAAGGATTTTCCCCATCAACGGGAAATCAAAGAGCTCTTTCGTGATGTGGGCCTGGCAGATGCCCGCTACTACGAACTTACCGGGGGAATTGTTACCGTACACGTGGGTACCGTGGTTTAA
- a CDS encoding menaquinone biosynthesis decarboxylase produces MAYKDLRAFLSVLERRGMLKRITTEVDVELEITEITDRVCKAGGPALLFENVRGYDMPVLTNAFGSLERMCLALEVENLDQIGEELISILQPAELPVTFIDKLKAIPKLAQLSSFIPKIVKTGPCKEVIIRDNPSLKELPVLKCWPRDGGPFITLPLVFTRDPLTGRRNVGMYRMQVFDERTTGMHWHIHKGGAEHVRNYDGPMPVAVAIGADPAVIYAATAPLPSGIDEMLFAGFLRKEPVELVRCETVDLEVPANAEIILEGYVDPRETRLEGPFGDHTGYYSLPDHYPVFHLTCITRRKNPIYTATIVGKPPMEDAYLGKATERIFLPLMRLQLPEIVDINMPFEGVFHNCVIVSIKKHYPGQAKKVMCALWGMGLMMLAKLIIVVDENVDVQNLSEVMWRVFNNVDPRRDVLMVDGPLDALDHSSPLPHYGSKMGIDATRKGPGEGHMREWPPDIEMSADIKELVDRKWESYGL; encoded by the coding sequence ATGGCTTATAAAGATTTGCGGGCCTTCCTTTCTGTACTGGAAAGGAGGGGGATGTTAAAAAGAATCACCACGGAAGTGGATGTGGAACTGGAAATAACCGAGATTACAGACCGGGTTTGCAAAGCCGGCGGGCCGGCATTGCTTTTTGAAAATGTGCGGGGTTACGATATGCCCGTGTTGACCAATGCCTTTGGTTCCCTGGAACGGATGTGTCTGGCCCTGGAGGTAGAAAACCTGGATCAGATTGGAGAAGAATTAATTAGTATTTTGCAACCTGCCGAACTGCCTGTAACTTTCATAGATAAGCTAAAAGCCATACCGAAGCTGGCCCAGTTGTCCTCGTTTATACCCAAAATAGTGAAGACCGGTCCCTGCAAGGAAGTAATTATCCGGGATAACCCTTCCTTGAAAGAACTGCCCGTGCTCAAATGCTGGCCCCGGGATGGAGGGCCATTTATCACCCTGCCCCTGGTCTTCACCCGGGACCCTCTTACGGGACGGCGCAATGTAGGTATGTACCGCATGCAGGTTTTCGACGAACGTACCACGGGTATGCACTGGCACATCCATAAGGGAGGGGCAGAACATGTGCGAAACTATGATGGGCCCATGCCCGTAGCAGTGGCCATTGGTGCCGACCCGGCTGTTATTTATGCGGCGACGGCCCCTCTGCCTTCCGGAATCGACGAAATGCTCTTTGCCGGTTTTTTACGCAAGGAACCGGTGGAACTGGTACGCTGTGAAACGGTGGACCTGGAGGTTCCGGCCAATGCCGAAATCATCCTGGAAGGTTACGTGGACCCGCGGGAAACCCGCCTGGAGGGACCCTTTGGTGACCACACGGGCTATTATTCTCTGCCGGATCATTACCCGGTTTTCCATTTGACCTGTATTACCCGGCGTAAAAACCCCATTTACACCGCGACCATTGTGGGCAAACCACCAATGGAAGACGCCTATCTCGGTAAGGCCACCGAGCGCATCTTTTTGCCCCTGATGCGGCTGCAGCTACCGGAAATTGTGGACATAAATATGCCCTTTGAGGGAGTATTTCATAACTGTGTTATTGTATCAATTAAAAAACATTACCCGGGGCAGGCCAAAAAGGTAATGTGCGCCCTGTGGGGTATGGGGCTGATGATGCTGGCCAAGCTGATTATTGTGGTGGATGAAAATGTGGATGTACAAAACCTTTCCGAAGTAATGTGGAGGGTATTCAATAATGTCGACCCGCGCCGGGATGTCCTGATGGTGGACGGCCCCCTGGACGCCCTGGATCATTCGTCGCCCTTACCCCATTACGGCAGTAAAATGGGCATTGACGCCACCCGGAAAGGTCCCGGAGAAGGACATATGAGGGAATGGCCCCCGGATATAGAGATGAGCGCAGACATCAAGGAACTTGTAGACAGGAAGTGGGAGAGCTATGGTTTATAG
- a CDS encoding UbiA-like polyprenyltransferase, with amino-acid sequence MVYRVVHKTRIVLEMIKFEHTVFALPFAYVGALLVQKQIPSLHDLLWITLAMVGARTAAMSLNRLIDRHIDALNPRTANRALPRGLVNVKEVWLLVILSFALLFLSAYQLSPLAFKLFPVAVAVLSFYSFTKRFSWACHLFLGLALGLAPVGAWIAIANRFDLAPVLIGLGVLFWVAGFDIIYACDDYDFDRKYGIYSIPARFGLERALLISTFFHIVAPIFFISVAFILNLGIFYLAGVLIAVVLLFKQHTLVSPQDLSRAGVAFFNLNGTLSVVMFIFTLLDVLFPLHLF; translated from the coding sequence ATGGTTTATAGGGTAGTGCACAAGACACGCATTGTCCTGGAAATGATTAAATTTGAACATACCGTTTTTGCCCTGCCCTTTGCTTATGTGGGTGCGCTCCTGGTACAAAAACAAATACCCAGCCTGCACGACCTGCTCTGGATTACTCTGGCCATGGTGGGGGCCCGCACTGCCGCCATGTCTCTCAACCGGTTAATTGACCGGCATATTGATGCGCTAAATCCCCGTACAGCCAACCGGGCTCTGCCCCGGGGCTTGGTTAACGTAAAGGAAGTATGGCTTTTAGTCATCCTTTCCTTTGCCCTGTTGTTTCTGTCGGCCTACCAGTTGAGCCCTCTGGCCTTTAAGCTGTTTCCGGTTGCAGTGGCGGTCCTCTCCTTTTATTCTTTTACCAAGCGTTTTTCCTGGGCCTGCCATCTTTTTTTGGGTCTGGCCCTGGGGCTGGCCCCGGTGGGTGCCTGGATTGCCATTGCCAATCGTTTTGATCTGGCCCCTGTACTCATCGGGTTGGGGGTTCTTTTCTGGGTGGCAGGTTTTGATATTATTTATGCCTGCGATGACTATGACTTTGACCGTAAATACGGTATTTACTCCATTCCGGCCCGTTTTGGCCTGGAACGGGCATTACTAATTTCAACCTTTTTTCACATTGTCGCACCGATATTTTTCATCTCCGTGGCTTTTATCTTAAACCTGGGAATATTTTACCTGGCGGGTGTGCTGATTGCCGTGGTCCTTTTATTCAAACAGCATACCCTGGTTTCACCCCAAGACCTTTCCCGTGCTGGAGTGGCTTTCTTCAATCTTAACGGGACTTTAAGCGTAGTAATGTTTATCTTTACCCTTTTAGACGTGCTCTTTCCCCTGCACCTTTTTTAG
- the mqnE gene encoding aminofutalosine synthase MqnE, which produces MDKFFVFEELRDIAEKVQAGERLSFEDGVRLFKSGDLLTIGYLADQVRQRKNGNRAYFIVNRHINHTNICINRCPLCAFGRDPGDRGAYTMTLDEIETRALECRGQGVSEIHIVGGLNDSLDLEYYLEMLRRVRRALPGTIIQGFTAVEVDYLARSNGLSIKKTLELLKDAGLDSLPGGGAEIFAPRVRERICPRKISGDRWLEVHETAHRLGMRTNATMLYGHIETIEERVEHLIRLRELQDRTGGFLAFIPLAFHPKNTGLESLGLAGTTGYEDLKVLAIARLMLDNFDHIKAFWIMIGPKLAQVALSFGVDDLDGTVVEEKIAHDAGAETDQYMPKQKLIKMIRAAGRIPVERDTLYNVLWEGLQ; this is translated from the coding sequence ATGGACAAATTTTTTGTTTTTGAAGAATTAAGGGACATCGCCGAAAAAGTGCAGGCGGGAGAACGCCTGAGCTTTGAAGACGGGGTGCGTTTATTTAAATCCGGGGATCTTTTAACCATTGGTTACCTGGCCGACCAGGTCCGCCAGCGGAAAAACGGCAACCGCGCGTACTTCATTGTCAACCGGCATATCAACCATACGAATATTTGCATCAATCGCTGCCCCCTATGTGCCTTCGGGCGGGATCCCGGCGACCGGGGAGCCTATACCATGACCCTTGATGAAATTGAAACCCGGGCGCTGGAATGCCGGGGACAGGGTGTATCGGAAATTCATATTGTAGGCGGATTAAATGATTCGCTGGACCTGGAATACTATCTGGAAATGCTGCGCCGGGTGCGCCGGGCCCTGCCGGGAACGATAATTCAGGGCTTTACGGCCGTAGAGGTAGATTACCTGGCCCGGAGCAACGGACTCTCCATTAAAAAAACCCTGGAACTGCTAAAAGACGCCGGACTGGACTCCTTACCAGGCGGAGGGGCGGAAATATTTGCCCCACGGGTGCGGGAGCGGATCTGCCCTCGCAAAATCAGCGGCGACCGCTGGCTGGAAGTGCACGAAACGGCCCATCGCCTGGGCATGCGGACCAACGCTACTATGCTTTACGGCCATATTGAAACCATTGAAGAACGGGTAGAACATTTAATCAGGCTGCGGGAATTACAGGATCGCACTGGCGGTTTTCTGGCCTTTATCCCCCTGGCATTCCATCCCAAAAACACCGGGCTGGAATCCCTGGGACTGGCCGGCACTACCGGTTACGAGGATTTAAAAGTGCTGGCTATTGCCCGTCTGATGCTGGATAACTTCGATCACATCAAAGCCTTTTGGATTATGATTGGCCCTAAACTGGCTCAGGTAGCCCTTTCCTTCGGGGTGGACGATCTGGACGGCACGGTGGTGGAGGAAAAAATTGCCCACGACGCGGGTGCTGAAACGGACCAGTACATGCCCAAGCAAAAACTCATTAAAATGATCCGGGCAGCAGGGCGAATACCGGTAGAACGGGATACCCTGTATAATGTACTCTGGGAGGGGTTGCAGTGA
- a CDS encoding menaquinone biosynthetic enzyme MqnA/MqnD family protein, whose translation MTRLRLGQVEYLNCLPVYHALEEGLLPLDGELVKGPPTRLNRMFFEGNLHCTPLSSIEYARHAGDCFILPRLSIASDGRVASVLFFSYLPVTELEGKKVCVTTASATSVVLLRILFEHYYHVEVELYPVKADLKTMLEMGDGALLIGDDAMLAHQQVIRENMPVFITDLGQAWKDFTGEKMVYALWVIRREFAETYPQETTTLAKLLYHSREIGMGNLPALIKKAHRRTELPLPVLEDYFHIIRYDFDGDYRRALLTFYDYAYKSGIIEERVRLLVWGEDKCQR comes from the coding sequence GTGACCAGGTTGCGCCTGGGGCAGGTAGAATACCTGAACTGTCTGCCGGTCTACCATGCCCTGGAGGAGGGGTTACTTCCATTGGACGGGGAACTGGTAAAGGGACCCCCTACCAGGTTAAACCGCATGTTTTTCGAGGGAAATCTCCACTGCACCCCTCTTTCGTCCATTGAATACGCCCGCCACGCCGGGGATTGTTTCATTTTACCCCGCCTATCCATAGCCAGCGACGGCAGAGTGGCCAGCGTCCTTTTCTTTAGCTATCTCCCGGTTACCGAACTGGAGGGGAAAAAGGTTTGCGTAACCACGGCCTCGGCTACCTCCGTGGTTTTACTACGCATCCTCTTTGAACATTACTACCACGTGGAGGTAGAACTCTACCCCGTGAAAGCGGATTTAAAGACCATGCTGGAAATGGGAGACGGGGCGCTGCTCATTGGTGACGACGCCATGCTGGCCCACCAGCAGGTAATCCGGGAAAATATGCCGGTGTTCATCACCGACCTGGGCCAGGCCTGGAAAGACTTCACTGGGGAAAAGATGGTTTATGCCCTGTGGGTAATCAGGCGGGAATTTGCCGAAACCTACCCCCAGGAAACTACCACCCTGGCCAAACTGCTCTACCACTCCCGGGAAATAGGTATGGGGAATTTGCCCGCGCTTATTAAAAAAGCACACCGGCGCACCGAACTGCCCTTGCCGGTACTGGAAGATTATTTTCACATCATCCGTTACGACTTTGACGGGGACTACCGCCGGGCATTGCTCACTTTTTATGACTATGCCTACAAGAGCGGCATCATCGAAGAAAGGGTCAGGCTTTTAGTCTGGGGTGAAGACAAGTGCCAGAGGTAA
- the mqnC gene encoding cyclic dehypoxanthinyl futalosine synthase: MPEVTALLEKAVAGERLSLEEGVEILKKADLLALARAADQVRRRLHPENRVTFIIDRNINYTNVCQCRCRFCAFYRHPKDPDAYVITKEELFQKIEETIRAGGTELLIQGGLHPDLGLDYYLDMLRSIKERFNIHIHSFSPPEIVHMARKSGLPVKEVLARLKEAGLDSLPGGGAEILVDRVRRIISPYKVSWAEWMEVMRSAHSLGMKSTATMMFGHVETPEERVLHMVRVRELQDETRGFTAFIPWSFQPQNTELGGETATGVDYLRTLAIARLMLDNVPNLQVSWVTQGAKIAQIALFFGANDFGSTMLEENVVRAAGVNYRVPLPEIIRCIREAGFIPAQRTTFYEIIREY, translated from the coding sequence GTGCCAGAGGTAACGGCTCTGCTGGAGAAAGCCGTAGCGGGAGAAAGGCTCTCCCTGGAAGAAGGGGTGGAAATCCTCAAAAAGGCCGACCTTTTGGCCCTGGCCAGGGCAGCCGACCAGGTACGTCGTAGATTGCACCCGGAAAACCGGGTGACTTTTATCATTGACCGCAACATTAATTATACCAACGTATGCCAGTGTCGCTGCCGTTTTTGTGCCTTTTATCGCCATCCGAAAGATCCCGATGCCTATGTAATTACTAAGGAAGAACTTTTTCAGAAGATCGAGGAAACCATCCGGGCGGGAGGCACTGAACTGCTCATCCAGGGGGGTCTGCACCCCGATTTGGGCCTGGACTACTACCTGGACATGCTGCGCTCCATAAAGGAACGTTTCAATATCCATATTCACTCCTTTTCGCCGCCGGAGATAGTACACATGGCCAGGAAATCCGGCCTGCCGGTAAAGGAGGTACTGGCCCGGTTGAAAGAAGCCGGCCTGGACTCCCTGCCCGGGGGAGGGGCGGAGATACTGGTGGACCGCGTCCGCCGGATTATCAGCCCGTACAAGGTTTCCTGGGCCGAATGGATGGAGGTAATGCGCTCCGCCCACAGCCTGGGGATGAAAAGCACCGCCACCATGATGTTCGGTCATGTGGAAACTCCGGAAGAACGGGTGCTGCACATGGTGCGGGTGCGCGAGCTTCAGGACGAAACCCGGGGGTTTACCGCCTTTATCCCCTGGAGCTTCCAGCCCCAAAATACCGAGTTGGGGGGAGAAACGGCTACCGGGGTGGATTATCTGCGCACCCTGGCCATAGCCAGGCTGATGCTGGATAACGTGCCAAACCTCCAGGTTTCGTGGGTCACCCAGGGAGCCAAAATAGCCCAGATAGCCCTCTTCTTTGGAGCCAATGATTTCGGCAGCACCATGCTGGAGGAAAATGTGGTCCGGGCAGCGGGAGTGAACTACCGGGTGCCGCTGCCGGAAATAATCCGCTGCATCAGGGAGGCGGGATTCATCCCGGCCCAGCGCACCACTTTTTATGAGATCATCCGGGAATATTGA
- the selA gene encoding L-seryl-tRNA(Sec) selenium transferase — protein MANREALRKLPAVDEVLRSPEMAALLAEKPRNLVVETVRQVLDRWRQAFLADGAEDEMGRVEITTRVVREVIRETARRSRPNLRRVINATGVVLHTNLGRAVLAPAARAAVEMVASGYCNLELDLQSGRRGSRYAPLEGLLTSLTGAEAAMVVNNNAAAVLLALSTLARGREVIVSRGQLVEIGGSFRIPEVMAQSGATLVEVGATNKTYPHDYRRAITDRTALLLHVHTSNYRLVGFVREITVNELVMLGKEYGLPVMSDLGSGFLVDLSHFGLPAEPTVQEVVASGADVVTFSGDKLLGGPQAGIIVGRREYIEKMKKNPLTRAIRIDKFTVAALEATLRVYLEPDRALVHIPTLRMLTVDITELEERARKLAEQLRQMVGELAVIEVEPAISRVGGGAMPTADLPSMAVTVQPRQTDSENLARILRAGEPAVMGRVQDDRLILDVRTVLPGEEEILVQAITAALQPGEEVER, from the coding sequence ATGGCCAATAGGGAAGCTTTACGTAAACTACCGGCAGTGGACGAAGTATTGCGTTCACCAGAAATGGCCGCCCTGCTGGCGGAAAAGCCCCGCAACCTGGTGGTAGAAACGGTCCGGCAAGTTTTGGATCGCTGGCGCCAGGCCTTTTTAGCGGATGGGGCAGAGGATGAGATGGGGCGCGTAGAAATTACCACCCGGGTAGTAAGGGAAGTAATCCGGGAAACCGCCCGCCGCTCCCGGCCAAATTTGCGCCGGGTGATCAATGCTACGGGAGTAGTACTGCATACAAACCTGGGCCGGGCCGTACTGGCTCCTGCCGCCCGGGCCGCGGTAGAGATGGTAGCTTCCGGCTATTGCAACCTGGAACTGGATCTCCAGAGTGGTCGCCGGGGCTCCCGTTATGCTCCCCTGGAAGGGTTGCTGACCAGTCTAACCGGGGCGGAGGCAGCCATGGTGGTAAATAACAATGCCGCCGCCGTTTTGCTCGCCCTGAGCACCCTGGCCCGGGGCCGGGAGGTTATTGTCTCCCGGGGTCAGCTGGTAGAAATTGGTGGGTCATTTCGCATTCCCGAAGTGATGGCCCAAAGCGGAGCCACCCTGGTGGAAGTAGGAGCAACCAACAAGACCTATCCTCATGATTACCGCCGGGCCATTACCGACCGGACCGCTCTTCTCTTGCATGTTCATACCAGCAACTACCGCCTGGTAGGTTTCGTACGGGAAATTACCGTTAACGAGCTGGTCATGCTGGGCAAAGAATATGGTTTGCCGGTAATGAGCGACCTGGGCAGTGGTTTTCTGGTTGATCTAAGCCACTTTGGACTCCCTGCAGAACCAACGGTACAGGAGGTCGTGGCCTCTGGCGCCGATGTGGTCACCTTTTCCGGCGACAAGCTTTTAGGTGGCCCCCAGGCGGGCATTATCGTGGGCCGGCGAGAGTACATCGAAAAGATGAAGAAAAATCCCCTGACCCGGGCCATACGCATTGACAAGTTTACCGTCGCCGCCCTGGAAGCCACCCTACGGGTCTACCTCGAGCCCGACCGGGCCCTTGTCCACATCCCTACCCTACGCATGCTCACCGTAGACATAACAGAGCTGGAAGAACGGGCCCGGAAACTGGCGGAGCAATTGCGCCAGATGGTCGGGGAACTGGCCGTCATTGAGGTAGAGCCTGCCATTTCCCGGGTGGGGGGAGGGGCCATGCCTACGGCTGACCTGCCTTCCATGGCCGTAACAGTACAACCCCGGCAAACGGATAGCGAGAATCTGGCCAGGATATTGCGGGCCGGGGAACCGGCGGTCATGGGCCGGGTACAGGATGA